Sequence from the Stenotrophomonas sp. 364 genome:
GCGCCAGGCAGCAGCACCACGTGCAGCGGGAACAACGGCAGCGACGCGGTATCGGTCATGGCCTGGGGCGTGCCCGCCTCATCCCTGCTGCAGCTGCGCCAGGAAGCGCCGCGGGGCGCCGTCGAAGCCGCCGTTGGACATGAACACGACATGGTCGCCGGGGGCTGCGATCTCGCCCAACCGCGCGAGCAACGCATCGGTGTCGGGCACGGCGTGGGCCTGCCCCCGCACGGCGGCGACCACACCGGCCGCATCCCACGCCAGTTCCGGGCGGTGCAGGAACACCACCGCATCGGCCAGGTCCAGCGACGGCGCCAGCGCTTGGGCATGCGCGCCCAGCCGCATCGAATTGCTGCGCGGTTCCATCGCCACCACGATGCGCGCGGCACCGACCTTGGCACGCAGCCCTTCCAGCGTGGTGTGGATGGCGGTGGGGTGATGGGCGAAGTCGTCGTAGACGGTGATGTCCTGCGCCTGCCCGATCACTTCCAGGCGGCGTTTGACGCTGCGGAAACGGGCCAGCGCCGGGATCACCGTGCCCAGCTCCACCCCGACCGCGTGCGCGGCGGCCAGTGCCGCCAGCCCGTTGAGCACGTTGTGGCGGCCCAGCAGGGGCCAGCGCACTTCGCCTACGCGCTTGCCACGGTAATGCACCACGAACGCGCTGCCGTCGGCGTTGACCAGTTCGGCATGCCATTCCAGCGACGGATCGAAGCCGAAGCGCTCCACCGGGGTCCAGCAGCCCATCGCCAGCACCTGCGACAGGTAGGCATCCTCGCCATTGACGATCAGGCGGCCGCGCGCGGGCACGGTGCGTACCAGATGGTGGAACTGGCGCTGGATCGCGGCCACGTCCGGGAAGATGTCGGCGTGGTCGTATTCCAGGTTGTTGAGAATGGCCACCAGCGGCCGGTAGTGCACGAACTTGCTGCGCTTGTCGAAGAAGGCCGTGTCGTACTCGTCGGCCTCGACCACGAACTCTCGCCCGCTGCCCAGGCGCGCCGACACGCCGAAGTCTTCGGCCACGCCACCGATCAGGAAGCCCGGCTCGCGCCCGGCCGCCTGCAGCAGCCAGGTCAGGATGGTGGTGGTGGTGGTCTTGCCATGGGTACCGGCCACGGCCAGCGTGTCACGCCCCGGCAAAACCTGTTCGGACAACCACTGTGCACCGGAAATGTAGCGTTGGCCGGCGTCGAGCACCGCTTCCACCGCCGGATTGCCGCGCGACAGCGCATTGCCGACGATCACTTCATCGCAGTCCGCGGCGACACTGTCGGCGCGGTAGCCCGGATCCAGTGCGATGCCGAGCTGTTCCAGCTGGGTCGACATCGGCGGATAGATCGCCTGGTCGCTGCCATGCACCGCATGGCCCAGTTCGCGCGCCAGCGCGGCCACGCCGCCCATGAAGGTGCCGGCGATACCAAGGATATGAATCTTGCTCATGCGGTGGATTGTGACCGATCACCTGCGACTGTGGATATTGTCGTCAGACAATTGCCCAGATGCATGTAGGAAAAATACTCGCGGTGTCGGGGAATCCCCGATAGCGATGTAGTGTGAAGACAGACACAATTCAGGTGGCCAGCCGCAGCACCCCATTGGTCCTACTCCCCAAGAGGCCATCCCCAGGGGAGCTCATGCTGCGGGGCTCTGAGCAAGCCCGTCCGCTGGCACCTTAAACCACACGCCTGGCCCCTTGGGGCCGGGCGTGTGCGTTTACAGGCCCGGCGGGCGCTGCCGGGGCAGCGCCATCGGTTCAGCCGTGGATCGCCGCGCGGATGCGCGCTTCCACGTCGTCCAGCTCACCCACGCCATCCACGCGCGCCAGAGTGCCGCGACCGGCGTAGAAATCGACCACCGGGGCGGTCTGGTCGTTGTAGACCTGCAGGCGCTGGCGCACCGATTCGGGATTGTCGTCGGCGCGGCCCTGTTCGGCGGCGCGGCCGGCAATGCGCTCGACCAGTAGTTCGGTCGGCACGTCCAGCTGCACCACCGCATCCAGCGGCTGACCGATCTTCACCAGCAGGGTGTCCAGCGCGTTGGCCTGGGCCACGTTGCGCGGGTAACCATCAAGGATGAAGCCGTTGGCCACGTCGGCCTGGCCCAGGCGCGATTCGAGCATGCCCAGCAGGATGTCGTCGGACACCAGGTTGCCGGCATCCATCACAGCCTTGGCCTGCTTGCCCAGCTCGGTGCCTGCGGCCACTTCGGCACGCAGCAGGTCGCCTGTGGAAATGTGCGCAATCGACAGATGTTCCTTCAGGCGCGTCGCCTGTGTCCCCTTGCCCGAACCGGGCGGTCCCAACAGAACCAATCGCATCAACCTGACTCCAACTTGGTAAAAAAATGGAAGGGCGCGCGCCCCGGGATTGTCCACAATCACGCTGCACCGCAATACGCGCACTTTACCCCATACCGGTAATGTCTCTGCAATGTCCTTCCCCCACCCCCAGGTGAAATGATGTCCAAAGGTACCCTGCTCTACGCCCAGTCAGGCGGCGTCACCGCCGTGATCAATGCCACCGCCTCGGCGGTGATCAGCACCGCTCGAGCCAAGGGAATCAAGGTCTTGGCCGCGCGCAACGGCATTCTTGGCGCGCTCCGCGAAGACCTGATCGACACCACGAAGGAGTCGGCGGCGGCCATCGCCGCACTGGCCCACACCCCGGGCGGCGCCTTCGGCTCGTGCCGCTACAAGCTCAAGTCGCTCGAGGCCGACCGGGGCAAGTACGAACGCCTGCTGGAGGTCCTGCGCGCCCACGACGTGCGCTGGTTCCTCTACAACGGCGGCAACGACTCGGCCGACACCGCCTGGAAGGTCTCCCAGCTGGCCAAGGCCTTCGATTACGACCTCACCTGCATCGGCGTGCCCAAGACCATCGACAACGACCTGGCGGTCACCGACACCTGCCCGGGCTTCGGCTCGGCGGCAAAGTACACCGCGGTGTCGGTGCGCGAGGCGGCGCTGGACGTGGCGGCCATGGCGGAAACCTCGACCAAGGTGTTCGTCTATGAGGCCATGGGCCGGCATGCCGGCTGGCTGGCGGCGGCGGCCGGCCTGGCCGGGCAAGGCCCCGACGATGCCCCGCACATCATCCTGTTGCCCGAGCGCGCCTACAACGAAGCCGCTTTCCTGGCCAAGGTCAAGCAGGTGGTCGAGCGCGTGGGCCATTGCGTGGTAGTGGCCTCCGAAGGCATCCAGACCGCGGACGGGACGTTCGTGGCCGATGCCGGCGGCGGCAAGGATTCGTTCGGGCATACCCAGCTGGGCGGCGTGGCCTCGCAGCTGGCCGCCCGGGTCAAGGACACGCTGGGCTACAAGGTGCACTGGACGCTGCCCGACTACCTGCAGCGCTCGGCGCGCCACATTGCCTCCAGGACCGACTGGGAGCAGGCGCAGGCGGTCGGCAAGGCGGCGGTGCAGTTTGCGCTGAAGGGCCACAACGCGGTGATGCCGGTGATCGTGCGCAGCAGCGACGCGCCCTACCGCTGGAAGATCGAGGCTGCGCCCCTGCACAAGGTGGCCAACCACGAGAAGAAGATGCCGGCCGGCTTCATCCGCAAGGACGGCTTCGGCATCACCGCCAAGGCCCGGGCCTACCTGTCACCGCTGATCAAGGGCGAGGCGCCCCTGCCCTACGGTGCCGATGGGCTGCCGAAGTACGTGACGCTCAAGAACGTGGGCGTGAAGAAGAAGCTGCCGGCCTGGCAGGAAGGCTGAGCCCCTCCGGCGGGCGGCGCGTCCCTTGGGCGTGCCACCCGCCGGCAATTGCGGCGCGCCGGGACGCCCCATACAATCGCGCCGAGCCGGCAGGACATGCGGGCTTTTGCACCCGCAACCCATTCCGCACCTGCGTGCGATGACAAGGACCGTACTGATGAAGCGCCACACCCTGATTTCCCTGCTGCTGCTCACCGCAGCGGCGCCCGCCTTTGCCGATACCTGCGAAAGCAGCTTCCAGAAGAAGGGCAACCCCCTGTCCGGCACCACCTATACCGCCTCGGTGACCGTGCCTGAGCTGACCGTCAAGAGCGCGATCGGCCAGATGAACGTGATCGCCAAGGGCAACAACATGGACGTGTTGAGCTCGGACGTGGAAAACGGCGCGATGCTGATCGAAGATCCGCAGACGGCGATGCACAAGACCATTCCGATCATCATCAGCGCCACCAGCGAGGGCCGCACCGGCACCGTGGCGATGACGGTCAAGCTCAACCCCGGCGCCTTCGCCAAGGCCGATTCGATCCGCGCCGAGATGTGCAAGATGCTCACCCAGGTAAAGCCCGGCAAGGCCGGCGAGCAGCTCGCCGCGTCCACGCCGAAGGCCTCCACGGTGAACATTTCGGCCAGCGATTTCGGGTTCCAGCTGCGCACGCAGAACAAGGACAACCCCGCCGCGATCGAACCGCGCTACAAGGGCAAGATCTACTCGATCACCGGCCGGGTCAACGGCGTGCTCAAGAGCGGCGGCACCTACAACACCGGCTTCGAGCTGCCCAACGGCTCCGGTGGCATCGACTTCGAAAGCGTGGCCATCACCTGCGCGTTCGCGCCGAGCCAGGCCGCCTTCGCGCTGGCGTTGCGCCCGAAGGAAAAGGTCACCCTGGTCGGCGTGGTCGACCATTACGACCAGATCGGCCGCGTGCTGTGGCTGAAGGACTGCAAGGGCAACTGAGCCCGGCCAGCGTCGCGTGATACCCAAGCCCGGACCGGCCCTGCCGTCCGGGCTTTTTCATGGGCGCGCAGGGTACTGGACGACCTGCGGGGGCTGGCCTCATGCTCCGCACACGATCCGGGTGGGGGTGGTGCCATCGGCACTGCACCGGGTCGCCAGGCGGCGGGCGCACGGGTGCGTCCGCTTCATGCAACCAGGGGAAGAAACCATGCACAGAATGGTGTGGGTTGGCGCGCTGCTGCTCGTTGTCGGGCAGGCGGCAGGCAAGGAAAAGATGATCCCGCTGTCGGCACAGGACGCCGAAGCGCTGCGCGGAAAAACGGTGGCACTGACACAGCACGAACCGCCGTCGTTCATGGCGATGACCGCCGGCAAGGCGTCGTTTGCGCTGTTCGGCGCAGCGGCGATGGCCAGCGCAGGCAACGAGCTGGTGCGGCAGAACGGGGTAGCCGACCCGGCCGGGCTGGTCCGTGACCAGTTGGGGGGCGCGCTGGGCCAGGCATTCGGCGCGCAGCTGCTGCCGCTGGATGCCACGCCGACCAAGGCGGTGAAGCCGGCCGAACTGGCCAGACTGCATGCCGATGCCGACTACGTGCTGGACGTGCGCTCAGGCGGCTGGAACTACGCCTACTTCGCCACACAGTGGGGCCGGTACTGGGTCGGCTACAGCGTGCAGGTGATGCTGGTGGAGACCGCCAACAAGCGGGTCGTGTCGAATCTGGCGTGTTCGGCCAACACCATCAACGACGGTGAACCGCCTACCCGCGAGGCACTGCATGCCGACCAGGCGCGCCTGCTCAAACACGTGACCGCCGCGCTGGGCGCACGTTGCGTGCAGCTGCTGGGGCGGGAACAGTTCCGGCTGACCGCCGCACACATGCCGGTGCTGCCGCCTGCGCTGGCCAATACCCTGCGCCCCGGCACCGCGCCGGCAACGCTGACCGCCGCGACCGACCCCCCTGCTCCCGCTGCCGAACCGCTTACCGACAGCGGCCACGTGGAGGTGGCGACGCCCGCCGTGGCCGCCGATGGCGACACCTCCCAAGCGGTGCAGACCGTCGCGGTGGTGGAACAGGCCCCCGTGCCGGGCGTAGCACAACCGGTTGCCCCGGCACCGGCCGGTCCTGCAGACCCTGCGCCTGCGGCGACGGGGTCCGGCGGCACCAACTGGCGGCAATGGTCGACGCGCGGCGGGCTGTAACTGCACCCGCTACCGGCTCCGGGCGCGCAATCGCCCGGAACCGGCACCGCCCATTACCGGCAGGCGGTGCCTTCCACTTTCAGCTGTGCGGCGAACATCGGGATCTGTGCGATCTTGCCGGCGGCCGCCTGCTTCTTGGCGTCCTCCAGGTAGATACGCGACTGGCCTTGGCCGTCCAGTTCGGCCTTCTGCGCCACCGGCATGCGCCACACACGCACCACCGCCTGCTGCGCCGGACACGCGGCGCTCGGCACGCGGATCACGTCGTTGAGCTTCCAGCCTTTGGCTTCGCTGGGCTGGGCCTTGTCGAAATCGACGAAGCGGGCACGCGGCTGGCACTGCTCGCTGGTGCGTACCACGGCAAATTTGTACGGCTGTGTGGCATCGGCGGTGAACATGCCCTCCAGCCGTGCACAGGCTTCGGGAATCTGGCGCAGCGTATGGGCCGCGCCCACCGCCTGCGGCGCACCGACGGCGCGTTTCAGTTCCGGAGTTTCAGTGGCGCTGGCGGCTACGGCAGGCAGCAGGGCCAGCCAGAGCAGGTAACGGGTGGACATGGCGGAACTCCAGGCGCTGGGGATGGGCCGAGGCTGCCAGTAGGTGGCTGAACGGCGTGGCAAGGCGTGCCATCAACGCCTAGGGGATCCAGACGACTGGAACCAGCCCCCTGAGTCAGGGGGCAGCCGCGAAGCGGCGGGGATTGGATGCTGATGAGGGGGCCCATGGCTTGCGCAGCAAACCATGGGGCGACAGCGCGCATGCGATGGCGCGTACCCGGCAGATCGCGGATGCGGAGGGGTGTGCGTGGTTGCCGGCCAGCGGCCGGCGGTGTGTCGCTTCGGATGGGTGTGCGTGGTTGCCGGCCAGCGGCCGGCACTACCCGGTTGCGGGCGGTTGCCCGCATACTCGGGGCACCAGGGATTGCTGAACACCGCCACACGCTTGAAGACCGGGCACGGTCTGAACGGGTTGGTCCAAGGTTGCAGCCCGTTGTGCCCCCGCGTGGAGAGGTTCATCCGTTCGTCTGGATGCCATTCCATCACCCGGGAGGGGACATGCTGGAACGTTATGGGCTTTCTCTGGCGCTGTTCTGCGCCATTCTCGCGATTCTCTACGGCATCGTGTCGGCACGCTGGATCCTCCGGCAACCGGCTGGCAATGCCCGCATGCAGGAAATCGCCGCCGCCATCCAGGAAGGCGCGCGCGCCTATCTCAACCGTCAATACCTCACCATCGGCATCGCCGGCGTCGTGCTGTTCGTGCTGGTCGGATTCTTCCTCAGCTGGTACACCGCGGTCGGCTTTGCAATCGGCGCGGTGCTGTCCGGCGCCGCCGGCTACATCGGCATGAACGTGTCGGTGCGCGCCAACGTGCGCACCGCCGAAGCCGCCCGCAACGGCCTCAGTGCCGCCATGGACGTGGCGTTCCGCGGCGGTGCGATCACCGGCATGCTGGTGGTCGGGCTGGGCCTGCTGGGCGTGGCCGGGTATTACGCGCTGCTGCTGCGGATGGGGCTGGATACCGCGCAGGCACTGCATGCGCTGGTCGGGCTGGCGTTTGGCTCTTCGCTGATTTCGATCTTCGCGCGGCTGGGCGGCGGCATCTTCACCAAGGGCGCCGACGTCGGCGCGGACCTGGTCGGCAAGGTGGAAGCCGGCATTCCCGAGGATGACCCGCGCAACCCGGCGGTGATCGCCGACAACGTGGGCGACAACGTCGGCGACTGCGCCGGCATGGCCGCCGACCTGTTCGAGACCTACGCGGTGACGGTGATCGCCACCATGCTGCTGGGCAGCCTGATGATCGCCGAAGCCGGACGCAACGCGATCCTGTATCCGCTGGTGCTGGGCGGCGTGTCGATCATCGCCTCGATCATCGGCGCGCTGTTCGTCAAGGTGAAGCCCGGTGGCTCGATCATGGGCGCGCTGTACAAGGGCGTGATCGTGTCGGCGGTCCTGGCGGCGATCGCGTTCTATCCGATCACCCTGCAGCTGATGCCCGACAACAGCCACGGGGCGCTGAACCTGTACTTCTGCGCGTTGATCGGGCTGGTGCTGACCGGGCTGATCGTGTGGATCACCGAGTACTACACCGGCACCCAGTACAAACCGGTGCAGCACGTGGCGCAGGCCTCCACCACCGGGCACGGCACCAACATCATCGCCGGGCTCGGGGTATCGATGAAGTCGACCGCGCTGCCGGTGATCGCGGTGTGCGTGGCGATCTGGCTGGCGCACTATTTCGGCGGCCTGTACGGCATCGCCATCGCCGCCACCGCGATGCTGTCGATGGCCGGCATGATCGTGGCGCTGGATGCCTACGGCCCGATCACCGACAACGCCGGCGGCATCGCCGAAATGGCCGAACTGCCGTCCAGCATCCGCGACATCACCGACCCGCTGGATGCGGTGGGCAACACCACCAAGGCCGTCACCAAGGGTTATGCGATCGGTTCGGCGGCACTGGCGGCGCTGGTGCTGTTCGCCGATTACACGCACAACCTGCAGGCGGCCAACCCAGGCCAGACGTTCGCCTTCGACCTGTCCGACCACACCGTGATCATCGGCCTGCTGATCGGCGGCCTGATCCCTTACCTGTTCGGTGCAATGGCGATGGAAGCGGTAGGCCGCGCGGCCGGTGCGGTTGTGGAGGAAGTACGCCGCCAGTTCCGCGAGATCCCCGGCATCATGGAAGGCACCGGCAAGCCGCAGTACGACCGCGCGGTGGACATGCTGACCCGCTCGGCGATCCGCGAAATGATCGTGCCCTCGCTGTTGCCGGTGGCCGTGCCGGTGGTGGTGGGCCTGCTGCTGGGGCCACGCGCGCTGGGCGGGTTGCTGATCGGCACCATCGTCACCGGCCTGTTCGTGGCGATCTCGATGACCACCGGCGGTGGGGCGTGGGACAACGCCAAGAAGTACATCGAAGATGGCCACTTCGGCGGCAAGGGCAGCGAGGCGCACAAGGCCGCCGTCACCGGCGACACCGTGGGTGATCCGTACAAGGACACGGCGGGCCCGGCGATCAACCCGCTGATCAAGATCATCAACATCGTCGCGCTGTTGCTGGTGCCGTTGCTGTAGGCACGCCGTCGCCCGGCCCATGGCCGGGCGTTACCGGGGTCAGCGCCGGCGGATGAAGAACGCCACCGGCACCATCACCTCCACCGGGTCGCCGCCGAGCTCCGGCGGCGGCGCCGGCACCGGGCTGCCACGGCGCACGGTGTCCAGCGTTTCGGCATCCAGCAACGGATGCCCACTGCTCTGGCCGATGCGGATGTTGCGCGTATTGCCCTGCCGGTCCACCGCAAAGCGCACGTAGGCCACGCCCTGTTGGCGCAGGCGCTCGGCCCCGCGTGGATAGCGCCGGTGCTGCTCCAGATGGCCCAGCAGCAGCCCCTGCCAGGTGACCTGCGCGTCGCTACGCTGGCCGGCCATCGTCTGCGGCGCCGCGTAGCGTTGCGCGGTGGTGGCCTGTACGTCCGGCGGAGCGAGGGTCTGGTCCACGTTGTGGGCGTCCGCGGGCGTCTGCTCGGTGGGCGGTGGCATGCGCTGCGCTACCGCTTCGCCGTCCGGGTGCGGCTGCGGGGGCAGCGCCAGCGCGCGCACCGGCCGCGGTTCCGGCGTGGGGCGGTGCTGTTCCTGTTGCGAGGGCCCCTGCGCGATGTCGGTGGGCGGCACCGGCGGCGCTTCAGCGACCGGAGCCAGCTCCACCATCAGCGCTTCCGGCGGCGCGCTGGCCGGTGCGGGTGGCGCGCGTCCTATCCACCACAGCGTGGCCCCGATGCCGATGGCGTAGGTGGCCAGCACGATACCCAGGCTACCGGCCCAGCGTGCGTGCCCTGCACGGCCTTCGCTCATGGCGCGGGCTGTTCCAGCCCGACCAGCGCCACCTTGAGGTAGCCGACCGCGCGCAGCGCGTTCATGGTCTGCATCAGGTCACCGTAGGCCACCTGGCGGTCGGCGCGCAGGTAGATGCGCTGTTCACGGTCGCCGCCGGTCAGCCGCTGCAGTACCACCGGCAACGCCTCGGCGGAAACGGCGGCATCGTTCACCCGCAGCGACAGGTCGGCCTGCACGGTCAGGAAGACCGGCTCGCTCTCGCGCGGTTGCGGGCGCGCGCTGCTGGCGGGCAGGTCCACGGCGGTGTCCACGGTGGCCAGCGGTGCGGCGACCATGAAGATGATCAGCAACACCAGCATCACGTCGATGAAGGGGGTGACGTTGATCGCGTGGGTTTCTTCCAGCGCGTCGTCGTCGTGGCGTGCGGTACGGAGTGCCATGCGGGAGCCTCAGTGCGCAGCGCGCGCCAGCACCGGGCCGGCATGCACTGCCGCGCGGTCCAGGTCGCGCGACACCAGTTGCTGCACCCCCGCCGACAGGTCGCCGAGCAGCGCGCGCAGGCCGGCCAGCACCCGGGTGAAGTGGTTGTAGATCACCACGGCGGGAATGGCCGCCACCAGCCCCAGCGCGGTGGCCAACAACGCTTCGGCGATGCCGGGCGCCACCACGGCCAGGTTGGTGGTGTTGGACTGGGCGATCCCGACGAAGCTGTTCATGATCCCCCACACGGTGCCGAACAGGCCCACGAACGGCGCGATCGCGCCGATGCTGGCGAGCACGCCGATGCCGCGCCTCGCCTGCCGCGCACAGGCCAGTTCGATGCGCTCCAGGCGCGAGCCGACGCGCTCCTTCACCCCCGCCGGGTCGCCCCCATGCGGCGACAGCCGCAGCTCCGTACGCGCCGCCTCCAGCAACAGGCGCACGGGTTCTTGCTGCAGGCGCGGGTCGATCTGTGGATCGGGCAACTGCACGCTCTCCAGCAGCAGCGCGCGCGCCTGCAGCAGGTGGCGGCGCTCGCGCGCCAGTTCCCAGCCCTTGGCGAGCAGCACCGTCCAGGTGGCCACCGACGCGACAGCCAAGCCGATCATCACCGTTTTGACCACCACGTCGGCGGCCAGGTACATGCCCCACGGCGTCAGTGCGGGCGCGGGGGCGGCGATGGCGAAGGGAAGCAACACAGTCATGGTCAGGCTCATCAGGAAAGGAGGCGCGGCGTTGCTGCTACCAGCGCCGCAAGAAGGGGCAGGCTCAATCCGGTGTGGGCGGCAGGCGCGGTGACGGCCGCGACAGCACATAGGCTGCGCTGGCAATGAAGAACGCGCCCACGCCCAGCAGCAGCCGCCACGACGGATGCGCGCCCCAGCAGAACATCACGAAGCCGAACGCCATGCCGCCGGCGGCAAAGGCCTTGCCCCTGCGGCTCACCGCACCCTGCTCGCGCCACAGGCGCAAGGCCGGGCCGTAACGCGGGTGGTCGAGCAGCCTGCGTTCAAACCGTGGCGAGCTGCGTGCGAAGCAGCCCACCGCCAGGATAAGGAAGATGGTGGTGGGCATCACCGGCAGCAGCGCGCCGATCACGCCCAGCGCCACCATCACCCACCCCAGGCAGAACCACAGCCAGCGCATCAGCGCGCGTCGAACTCGCGTTCAACATGGCCGTGCACGCTGCGGAACGCTGCATCGGCGGCATCGATGACCTGCTGTTCCTGCGCGTCATCCAGCACCACTCCGTCGAGCGCGGCGGTGAACGCGCGCCAATGGCGCGCGGCACCGTCGGGATGCGCGGCGAGGTGGCGTGCACCGAAGTCGGCATCCAGCCCCAGCCTGGCGGCCATCTTGTACAGGATGGTGCCGCCCAGGTTCGAGCCTTCGGCCACGTAGAGCCAGCCCAGCGCGGCCGGCAGCGCCAGGTCCGGGTCCAGCCGCATCGGCACCGGGGCCGGCATGATCTGTTCGAGGTCGGCCAGGTCGCGGGCGATCAGCGGCAACCGGCGGCGTGCCTCCAGATCGGGCAGCAGGGCGTCGAGCGCGGCATTGGCGTAGAGCGCGTCGATATCGCGATGGAAGCAGTACTGCACGCGCAGGAAACGCGCGAACTGGCCGCGGCTGGCGAAGATGTCGCCGGCCATGATGCGCTTGTCCAGCGCGCCGTGGCTGTCGCGGGTGGCGGCCTTCAGGCGCTGGCTGCGGGTGGCTTCAAGGGTATCGATGACGGTCATGGTGCTCGTGCTGGGCAATGGGAATGCAGCCCACGCAGGCCCCGGGAACAGGCCGTGCGCAGGTTTCCCGATTGAGACGTCTGCCGCGACGGCAACCCCAAGCCTGGTTGTACGACCAGTCGCCCCTACCCGATCCGGCGATGCCGGCCTCACGCGGCTGCACCGATAATGGCGGCACATTCTTGAGGAGGACCCGCCATGATGATCACCACCGAACCGCGCATGACCAACCTGTTCCTGCAGCTTGGCCTGGACGCGAGCGACGCGGCGATCGCCCGCTTCATCGTTGACCACCAGCTGCCCGCCGAGGTGGCCCTGGTGGAGGCGCCATTCTGGAATGATGGCCAGCGCCAGTTCCTGGCCGAGCAGCTCAAGTCCGATGCGGACTGGGCGATCATTGTCGATGAACTGGGCGAGGCCCTGCATGCCGACGCGGTCGCCCAGCAGACCGGCGGCTGAAACGAACGCGGGGGCCGGCAGTTGCCGGCCCCCGCGGGGTACATCACCTCACCCTCAGTAGCGCCAGGTCAGCGCCAGCCGCACGATCCGGCCCGGTGCCGGCATCACGCCCAGCGCCAGGGGGTCCAGGTAGTAGCGGTCGGTGAGATTGTCGACGTTGACGTCCACCGCGAACTGCTCGCTGGCCTGCCAGCTGGCGAACAGGTCCACCACGGTGGCCGGGCGGTACAGCTGCTGGATCGCCGACAGGCCGACGTTCCATTCCTTGTCCAGCGTGCTGATCGGACCGGCGTTGTGGATCACCCGGGTACCGAAGCTGAGCCGCTCATCGAACAGGCGTGAACCCAGGGTCAGGTTGACGGTGTAGCGCGGCGGATTCTGCGTGTTGCTGTAGGAGCCCTCAAAGCCGCCATCGACGCAGTCGGGGGTATTGGCCAGCTCCTCGATCCTGCGCTGCACGCCGTAGGCACGGCGCTCGGCGGCGATGTCCGGCGCGCAGGTCTTGGCGTCGAAGTAATAGTGCGCTGACAGGTCGGCGAACACCGTGCCGGCATCGTAGCTGGACTGGAATTCCATGCCCGACACCTTGAAGCGGTCGATGTTGCGGATATAGCCGGCCGACAGCGTGCGGTAGTCGCGGGTGATCAGGTCATCGATGCGGGTGTTGAAGTACGCCAGCTTGAACGCCGCCGTGTCGCCGTCGGTGAACAGCCCCTGCCGGACCGTGCTGGCACCGATTTCCCAGGTACCGGCGCGCTCGGGCTTGAGCTCGCCACCGATCGGCTTGGCGGCGGTGAACAGGCCCAGCGTG
This genomic interval carries:
- a CDS encoding YbaN family protein, translating into MRWLWFCLGWVMVALGVIGALLPVMPTTIFLILAVGCFARSSPRFERRLLDHPRYGPALRLWREQGAVSRRGKAFAAGGMAFGFVMFCWGAHPSWRLLLGVGAFFIASAAYVLSRPSPRLPPTPD
- a CDS encoding biliverdin-producing heme oxygenase, with the translated sequence MTVIDTLEATRSQRLKAATRDSHGALDKRIMAGDIFASRGQFARFLRVQYCFHRDIDALYANAALDALLPDLEARRRLPLIARDLADLEQIMPAPVPMRLDPDLALPAALGWLYVAEGSNLGGTILYKMAARLGLDADFGARHLAAHPDGAARHWRAFTAALDGVVLDDAQEQQVIDAADAAFRSVHGHVEREFDAR
- a CDS encoding DUF2789 domain-containing protein, whose product is MITTEPRMTNLFLQLGLDASDAAIARFIVDHQLPAEVALVEAPFWNDGQRQFLAEQLKSDADWAIIVDELGEALHADAVAQQTGG